From the Lolium rigidum isolate FL_2022 chromosome 2, APGP_CSIRO_Lrig_0.1, whole genome shotgun sequence genome, one window contains:
- the LOC124692210 gene encoding uncharacterized protein LOC124692210, with the protein MLIREQDDLCLQMCRCRDMEAGLLMLLSSRVGDDELLLHTAQCIGQARMGGGGFRRAPGRDDVAPYLWRKRRRGTYRLMSDSPHRTRSCGGWSSSKTGSELVKVIVIVGETGYG; encoded by the exons ATGCTCATCAGGGAGCAGGACGACCTGTGCCTCCAGATGTGCCGCTGCCGCGACATGGAAGCTGGCCTACTGATGCTGCTCTCCTCCCGTGTCGGGGACGACGAGCTACTGCTGCACACCG CCCAATGCATCGGTCAGGCGAGGATGGGAGGCGGCGGGTTCAGGAGGGCGCCTGGCAGGGATGATGTGGCGCCATATTTGTGGCGTAAGAGAAGGAGGGGGACCTATCGGCTTATGAGTGATAGTCCACATCGAACAC GTTCTTGTGGAGGTTGGTCGAGCTCCAAGACAGGGTCAGAGTTGGTCAAG GTTATTGTCATAGTGGGAGAAACTGGTTATGGTTAA